A single Notoacmeibacter ruber DNA region contains:
- a CDS encoding pyocin knob domain-containing protein: MADPALDPARHLARGDAPLIDAFRKGLRELHERLLVTTAIVAKLDSQERAEIDALVQRFAAQFGTVLQDAETVIQAIQSGQFTRAAVVESVSFMPTAELTVTLDALDPLTFAVTPVVMLGRTETTEDYAIARVMDYSPATRLLTVQILSAEGQAGPHDDVHVEVGALSTLAQAAQLISVEAKRAEVSVNTVAVAAAKTVVLQARDAVLDAYDRFDDRYLGEFAAAPSTDNDGDPLLGGALYFDTTVEAMQVFTGSAWVAAYVAGGIYATEAELNAHTGRDDNPHGVTKAQIGLENVANKSEAEMVAAGPVAEAIAAKLNGQPTELDATGATAYDYNAPMFMESGRWMQAGDAGAAATANPPAFLAHSLETIATDEKVVQIAYLLANGRLSSRTLKDGVWSKWGLGLTTDSMSSAPDFSVSPEAPAKRSAIKAFVEETLEAGIGAKALGEGQAWQNKQGSRTYNTSYQNTSGRSIEVVMSYSSGGSSGRTVQTSSDGVTWIEVAQVSSSSSVLAGTSFAVPNGHYYRINGSVSIFSWAELR; encoded by the coding sequence ATGGCGGATCCAGCACTCGACCCCGCGCGGCATCTGGCGCGGGGTGACGCCCCACTGATCGACGCCTTTCGGAAAGGCCTGCGCGAGCTGCACGAGCGGCTTCTGGTCACGACGGCGATTGTGGCCAAGCTCGACAGCCAGGAGCGGGCGGAGATCGACGCTCTGGTGCAGCGCTTCGCGGCGCAGTTCGGCACCGTTCTTCAGGACGCCGAAACCGTCATTCAGGCGATCCAGAGCGGCCAGTTCACAAGAGCCGCCGTGGTGGAAAGCGTGAGCTTCATGCCGACCGCGGAGCTGACGGTCACTCTCGACGCGCTCGATCCGCTCACCTTCGCCGTGACGCCCGTGGTGATGCTCGGCCGAACCGAGACCACGGAGGATTACGCGATTGCCCGCGTCATGGATTACAGCCCGGCGACGCGTCTTCTGACGGTTCAGATTCTTTCGGCCGAAGGCCAGGCCGGCCCGCATGATGACGTTCATGTCGAGGTCGGCGCGCTCTCCACATTGGCGCAGGCGGCGCAGCTGATCTCCGTCGAGGCGAAACGGGCGGAAGTGTCGGTGAACACGGTCGCAGTCGCGGCAGCGAAGACGGTCGTTCTGCAAGCCCGCGATGCGGTCCTCGACGCCTATGACCGCTTCGACGACCGTTATCTCGGCGAATTTGCCGCCGCACCATCGACCGACAATGATGGCGACCCGCTTCTCGGCGGAGCGCTCTATTTCGACACCACGGTCGAAGCAATGCAGGTCTTCACGGGATCGGCCTGGGTGGCGGCTTACGTCGCCGGTGGCATCTATGCGACCGAAGCCGAGCTGAACGCTCACACGGGCCGCGACGACAACCCGCATGGCGTGACGAAGGCGCAGATCGGGCTTGAGAACGTCGCGAACAAATCCGAAGCGGAGATGGTGGCTGCCGGCCCGGTAGCCGAAGCCATTGCCGCCAAACTGAATGGGCAACCGACTGAACTGGATGCGACCGGCGCGACCGCCTATGACTACAATGCACCGATGTTCATGGAGAGTGGTCGCTGGATGCAGGCTGGCGATGCTGGCGCAGCTGCTACCGCCAACCCACCCGCATTCTTAGCGCACTCTCTGGAGACAATCGCGACAGACGAAAAGGTTGTGCAGATCGCATACCTTCTCGCGAATGGGAGGCTTTCATCCAGGACTCTCAAAGATGGCGTGTGGTCAAAATGGGGACTTGGCCTAACCACAGATTCCATGTCCAGTGCCCCCGACTTCTCCGTCTCGCCTGAGGCGCCCGCCAAACGCAGCGCCATTAAAGCGTTCGTTGAAGAAACGCTCGAGGCTGGTATTGGGGCCAAGGCGCTCGGTGAGGGGCAAGCTTGGCAGAATAAGCAGGGCTCTCGAACTTACAACACCAGCTACCAGAACACCTCCGGCCGCTCGATCGAAGTCGTGATGTCCTATTCTAGCGGTGGGAGTAGCGGGCGAACTGTTCAGACGTCGAGTGACGGCGTCACCTGGATTGAAGTCGCTCAAGTCTCTAGTAGTAGCAGCGTTCTTGCGGGTACATCTTTTGCCGTACCGAACGGCCACTATTACCGGATCAATGGCAGCGTCTCTATCTTTTCGTGGGCGGAGTTGAGGTAA
- a CDS encoding phage tail sheath family protein, whose protein sequence is MASTSANVGVRVLSDLRSTTAAIDTRDSTAIGLCLPLPNIPDTNAIPFDEPVRIATDDPVQLAALGPGLAYDAIRQIKGEGIETDIVFVRAQDGADLETQIGHISGDANAHTGVWALAEALSHLQIEPGLIIAPGYDSQRLDNAANPVATAIDAVCDRIIDCMGVVNTPETSREAAAEYANDFATSLNMIAMYPQGRYFFDGATVSRPLSPAVAAATVRRDKEAGSPYKAAWNRPLKGVTGMSQIVTYQDGRSDHDANYLVQRGVGTVIEGKLLWAPFSTATDPTTVGYRSIKRIRTRRAIEKAMLRPLRLYLSEDITPHAVTLLFQSLSEALEERIYAGAIIPGSEVIFDKGLNPTNLLRAGGMRVKLRFEETPDLTDLGIHSEPQPEAFDVLSDNIRVALERMSAAGIRYVA, encoded by the coding sequence ATGGCCAGCACTTCCGCCAATGTCGGCGTTCGCGTCCTATCCGACCTGCGCAGCACCACGGCCGCGATCGACACGCGCGATTCCACCGCGATCGGCCTTTGCCTGCCTCTGCCGAACATTCCCGACACCAACGCCATTCCATTCGACGAGCCTGTCCGGATCGCAACCGATGATCCGGTTCAGCTGGCGGCTCTCGGTCCGGGCCTCGCCTATGATGCGATCCGCCAGATCAAGGGCGAAGGGATCGAGACCGACATCGTCTTTGTCCGCGCCCAGGACGGCGCTGATCTGGAAACGCAGATCGGCCACATCTCCGGCGACGCCAATGCCCATACCGGCGTCTGGGCGCTGGCCGAAGCACTCTCCCACCTTCAGATCGAACCTGGCCTGATCATCGCACCCGGCTATGACAGCCAGCGGCTCGACAATGCGGCCAATCCGGTGGCGACGGCGATCGATGCCGTCTGCGATCGGATCATCGACTGCATGGGCGTCGTCAACACACCCGAAACGTCGCGCGAAGCGGCCGCCGAATATGCGAACGACTTCGCCACCTCCCTCAACATGATCGCGATGTATCCGCAGGGGCGCTATTTCTTCGACGGCGCGACCGTTTCGCGGCCTCTGAGCCCGGCGGTCGCCGCCGCGACGGTCCGGCGCGACAAGGAAGCCGGCAGTCCTTACAAAGCGGCCTGGAACAGGCCGCTCAAGGGCGTCACCGGCATGTCGCAGATCGTCACCTATCAGGACGGCCGTTCCGACCACGACGCCAACTATCTCGTCCAGCGCGGGGTCGGCACCGTCATCGAGGGCAAGCTCCTCTGGGCACCCTTCTCGACGGCCACCGATCCGACCACGGTCGGCTATCGCTCGATCAAGCGCATCCGGACGCGCCGCGCCATCGAAAAGGCGATGCTGCGGCCGCTGCGCCTCTACCTCTCCGAGGACATCACGCCCCATGCGGTGACCCTTCTCTTCCAGTCGCTCTCCGAAGCTCTGGAAGAGCGCATCTATGCCGGCGCGATCATTCCCGGCTCGGAAGTCATCTTCGACAAGGGTCTGAACCCGACCAACCTGCTGCGCGCTGGCGGCATGCGCGTGAAGCTGCGTTTCGAGGAGACGCCGGACCTCACGGACCTCGGCATCCATTCAGAGCCGCAGCCGGAGGCGTTTGACGTCCTTTCCGACAACATCCGTGTCGCCCTGGAGCGCATGAGCGCGGCCGGCATCCGCTACGTCGCCTGA